The Blastopirellula sediminis sequence ACAAAGAGCCCCGCATGCGATATACGTCGGTTGCGGCCCTGGCGGACGACTTGCAAAGGTTCCTCGATAACCGACCGATCGTCGCTCGGCCGATCAGCTCGATGGAGCGATTGTGGCGTTGGTGCCTCCTCAACCAAGGAACCGCAATCGTTTTCGTCTGCATTATGACGTTGCTGACGATCGCTTGCTTGATCGCGTCGAACCGGTATATCGTCGCCAGCCGGAATCAGATTCTCGCTGAGCAGCGCCAAGCGGAGTCGTTGCGGTACTTTCAACTGACGTCTCAGCTCGCCGAGGAAACGGTTGAGTGGATCTCGCAGGACCCTCGGCTTCGCGCTCATGGCCTGGAAGAAGCGCGCCGAGTCCAGTTGGAGCGTGCGGCTCGTTGCTACGAACAACTGGCGCTCATACGCTCGGAAGACCCCGAGCTTCTAGAATCGCAGGCCGCCGCTTTTTTGCAGCTCGGAAAGATTAATCTCAATCTTCAAGAGTTCTCCAAGGCGGAAGTCGCTCTCCGGCAATCGCTTCGCGTTCTCGATTCGATCGTCGATTCGTCCAGCGTCGACCCGCGCATCTCTTCCGAAGCGTACGCCACGCTGGGGGACGTACTGCTGAACGTCGGAAAGCTCGAAGACGCCGAGGCGAGTTACCTGCTTGCCCGTACGCAACGTGAAGCGTCGCTCGCCAAAAATCCCACCGATCGCCAGGCGATTATCGACGTGGCGAAGAGTCTCAGCGATTCGGGACGAATCCTGGAAACGCGCGAAGCGTTTGTCGATGCAGAGAGAGAATACGAGAGCGCTATCGCACTCTTTCAAAGCGAAACGATGCAGTCCAACCGCACTCATGACGAGTATCTGGCGCAAGCGAAGTTGCAGTCCGATTTAGCGCGGGTATTAGCGCGTCAGGAACGACTGGAGGAGAGCGTCTCGGCCAATCGCACTGCGCAGCAGATCGCTCAAGAGTTGTTGAGGGCGCTCGATCGTGATCCTGATGTGCAAGAGCTGATCGTCGCCTGCCAGAACAATCTGGCTGATTTGTTTCAGCGACTTGGCCGTTCCGAGGAAGCGGAGAACGAGTATCTAGCGGTCATCCAGACATTGCGTCAGATGACCACGACCCATCCTGACGTCGACTACTACGGTCGCAACTTGGCGCTTACGCAGCACAATCTGGCCAGCGTCTACATGGAGAACGACAAGCTGGAGGAAGCTCGTCAGCAGCAACAACTCGCTATCGACTTATTAGCTTCGCTAGTTCAGAAGCGACCGGAGTCGATCGATTTTCGACATCACTTGAGCCGCGCTCAACTGCTGCTGGCGAACATCTTGCTATCGCTGGATCAAGCGGCCGAGGCGATCGCTACGCTTGGCTTCGCTTCTGAGGAACTAGAACAGCTTTCGCACGATCACCCGGACGTCGTCGATTTTCAACGCGATCGCGCTCAGTGCTACGGCATTTTGGCCAACATTCGCCTTGATGAATCGGACTTTGTCGAAGCGAAACGACTGCTGCAAAGCGCACTGACGGCGCTGCAGTTCGCCTTGGACTCGCCCGACTGCTTTGAGGCGAAGCAAGACGTCGCGGCGTTATACGTTCGCCTTGGCGGACTTGATCTCATGACGGACGATATCAGCGCTGCGACTGCCGAATTTCAAAAGGCGAGTGCGCTCTATGCAAATCTGCGGGAGACCGGCGACTCGGTCTACCTGCAACAAGCCGACGCAATCACGCACCAAAATCTCAGCCGGCTCTATTTCGATCGAGAAGAATGGACGAAGGCGACGGAACACGCCGCGCAGTCGATTCAGTTGTTGGAATCTTTGCATCAGATGGAGGGAGGAGAGAACTTCGCTGACGACCTTTTAGATGAATATTGCTATTTGACGACGTTGCCGACGGAGTCGCTACGATCGGCGGCGCTGAATAAAGGTTCGGTCTTAGTCACGCAATTGGTAGAAAGCGACGCATCGTCCCGTTACGCCGCGATTCATTGGCAGATGTATACGAAATTGGCCGAAGGGGCGCTGCAAAAAGACGGAGACCGCTCAGCCGCATTGCAACATTACTCGACGGCGTTGGTCATCGCTGACCGCTTTTGCCAGGCGAACCCGCAAGACGAAAACGCGCGACACCGACTGTTTCGCGTCTACCAGGCCCGTGGACGAATTCAGACCGAAATGGGCAAGCTGGACAACGCCCTGGCCGATCTGAAACAAGCGGTGAAGTACGCAGACGACGCGAGTTCGCAATTTGCGAAAGTTCAGCTTGCCTGCGGTTTGGCTCGCTTGAAACAGTGGACCGAAGCCGATCGAATCGCTGGGGAGCTTGTCGCTTCAACCGATTCCCAGTCGATGCTGGAAATGGCCCGCTTCCACTGTTTGGCGGCAGCCGGACGAAACAAGGAAACGTCCGCTCGGACGGAATCCCATCTTCAGCAGGCGATCAAAACGCTGACCCCGATGATTCAACACGACGATCAGCTATCCAAAACGCTGGAATCGGACGACGAGTTTTCGGTTCTGTTAGCCGCCGATGTCTGGAAGTCGACCTTCGGCTTGAAAAAGGAATAGTCGCTCTTCGCGTCGAGTTACTTCTTGGCGTTCGCGACAGGAATCATAAGTCGGAATCCGATGTCGTCAGCGCCTGACGCTTTTTCCGTGGCTCGCCAGGTAACGCGAGCGTCGTCGCTCGACTTGGCGAAACTGCAGCCGCGAATTGCATGTTGATCTGCGAAGGAGGCGGCTTGGGCCTGTTCGCCATGTCCGGGGGCGTAAATGTCGCTGCACCACTCGGCGACGTTTCCTAACAGGTGCGAAAGTCCGGTCGGGGTCGCTCCGCTCGGGAGCGAATCAACCGCCACGGGGCCAGCGATATCCGAACCGAAGAAGAGATTCGCGTGCTCCATGTCGAGCATCGGAGATCCCCACGGGTAAGGAAAGCCCGCGCCTTCAGCCCCACGAGCGGCGAACTCCCATTCGACTTCGGTTGGCAGGTCTCCGCCGGCCCAGTTGCAGAAGGCTTGCGACGCCTCCCAAGAGACGTCCCGAATCGGCTGATTCGCGGCCGATCCCGCTTCTCCCCAGGTAGTCAGCCAAGCTCCTTCCTGGAACTGCTTCGTCG is a genomic window containing:
- a CDS encoding serine/threonine-protein kinase gives rise to the protein MSGSKGKLQALGKIDAICDQFEQAWSVKSPANPVDFVADLSGEDRRAALAELFLLDHELRLKFNLNCSIQYYRERFPAEQSVIEGLAQELEATLPPSQGSDLVSTRHIFFSPGDEGIPVTSLSEGMIVGNCEIIRELGRGGMGVVFLARQLSAHRNVALKIVRPDYIESLTESDRESLIDRFQNEVIAATRVEHPNVIAIYEVGKFGSSPYFTMQFAAGEALSRKLRKGPLDSETAARYLLQVAHGVYAAHQRNILHRDLNPRNILFDDASDRALVADFGLAKLLDGALTRTNDGALMGSPPYMAPEQVADSANVTTAADVYGLGATLYHMLTGRPPFLAASPSATLYQVVNDHPVLPRELNQSLARDIETICMKCLHKEPRMRYTSVAALADDLQRFLDNRPIVARPISSMERLWRWCLLNQGTAIVFVCIMTLLTIACLIASNRYIVASRNQILAEQRQAESLRYFQLTSQLAEETVEWISQDPRLRAHGLEEARRVQLERAARCYEQLALIRSEDPELLESQAAAFLQLGKINLNLQEFSKAEVALRQSLRVLDSIVDSSSVDPRISSEAYATLGDVLLNVGKLEDAEASYLLARTQREASLAKNPTDRQAIIDVAKSLSDSGRILETREAFVDAEREYESAIALFQSETMQSNRTHDEYLAQAKLQSDLARVLARQERLEESVSANRTAQQIAQELLRALDRDPDVQELIVACQNNLADLFQRLGRSEEAENEYLAVIQTLRQMTTTHPDVDYYGRNLALTQHNLASVYMENDKLEEARQQQQLAIDLLASLVQKRPESIDFRHHLSRAQLLLANILLSLDQAAEAIATLGFASEELEQLSHDHPDVVDFQRDRAQCYGILANIRLDESDFVEAKRLLQSALTALQFALDSPDCFEAKQDVAALYVRLGGLDLMTDDISAATAEFQKASALYANLRETGDSVYLQQADAITHQNLSRLYFDREEWTKATEHAAQSIQLLESLHQMEGGENFADDLLDEYCYLTTLPTESLRSAALNKGSVLVTQLVESDASSRYAAIHWQMYTKLAEGALQKDGDRSAALQHYSTALVIADRFCQANPQDENARHRLFRVYQARGRIQTEMGKLDNALADLKQAVKYADDASSQFAKVQLACGLARLKQWTEADRIAGELVASTDSQSMLEMARFHCLAAAGRNKETSARTESHLQQAIKTLTPMIQHDDQLSKTLESDDEFSVLLAADVWKSTFGLKKE